A stretch of the Malus domestica chromosome 08, GDT2T_hap1 genome encodes the following:
- the LOC103428204 gene encoding uncharacterized protein, producing the protein MDRQPHDYAASAMAYAQQQRQAATSLQQQQQPQQPPQQQQFGYPPQTQQFHGGPPQFVGPHPSLQQQFPYHPHGQPQVLPHAPPHPHHLPPPSFAPHLPPPLVPSPFHAGPTYDSPQPPPSAPPSDPELHKRIDKLVEYSAKNGPEFEAMIREKQQDNPEYAFLFGGEGHGYYRYKLWISTRAPGGSFNPAGFPPGSMHMLRPPPNPMMNAPPSAAMMGGPPPAYFYEQQRHGQPFGVYGRTEYDQSPSKPFKGLSGPLPSEVAMELNNVLMTLNGTKESIKGAKFWFMQRSIFAPALAEALRERVFGLDDSERQLHVIYLANDILFDSSHRRTVEGLDNESLAFKPILGSMLARIYHNPQITEDNQLKLQQILQLWASKNIYDQDTIDTLRNEMLGGPSSNSFTGIPKDLSTASAESAAGLPPQTTNHNAFQWTDRQSSVSSSHDQDHLDKHAVPGQGMPLSMPSQQFLPNSVPPVAFPGSMPVTSSVLPANQQPPPHLLPGQPASGGEKLPPYPLFPPGLIPEMVRKMQIGSGVPYSQMSPLDIPTVIPPSTVHQSEILDRVSKFFKEIGEVNPSEGPLNNSDGRDEDDYEREPVARKGGACIPPPPNLQIDPETGAYADGSVDRKSGSGRLGLGATANPNEASQYDDVYSSYRKQRSTNYHSSMSARASAR; encoded by the exons ATGGATCGCCAGCCTCACGACTACGCCGCCTCCGCCATGGCCTACGCCCAACAACAGCGCCAAGCAGCCACCAGCCttcaacagcagcagcagccacAACAACCGCCCCAACAGCAGCAATTCGGGTACCCGCCCCAAACCCAACAGTTCCACGGAGGCCCACCACAGTTCGTGGGTCCCCACCCTTCTCTGCAGCAACAATTCCCTTATCATCCCCACGGGCAGCCACAAGTACTTCCCCACGCCCCTCCTCACCCCCACCACCTCCCTCCTCCGTCCTTCGCTCCCCACCTTCCCCCTCCATTGGTTCCCTCCCCCTTCCACGCCGGGCCCACCTACGACTCTCCCCAGCCTCCGCCGTCTGCTCCTCCTTCCGACCCGGAGCTCCACAAACGGATCGATAAGCTCGTCGAGTACTCCGCCAAGAACGGCCCGgagttcgaagccatgatccGGGAGAAGCAGCAGGATAATCCCGAGTACGCTTTCTTGTTCGGCGGCGAAGGCCATGGCTATTACCGTTACAAGCTCTGGATATCGACCCGGGCTCCAGGCGGATCTTTCAACCCAGCTGGATTCCCACCCGGGTCGATGCACATGCTGCGCCCGCCCCCAAACCCCATGATGAACGCGCCCCCATCTGCGGCAATGATGGGCGGGCCTCCACCGGCTTATTTCTACGAGCAGCAGCGACACGGGCAGCCGTTCGGAGTGTACGGGCGGACAGAGTACGACCAGTCTCCATCCAAGCCCTTCAAAGGGCTCTCGGGACCGCTTCCCTCTGAGGTTGCAATGGAGCTTAACAATGTGCTTATGACGCTGAATGGGACCAAAGAGTCGATTAAAGGAGCGAAATTTTGGTTTATGCAGCGGTCAATATTTGCGCCGGCATTGGCTGAGGCTCTTCGGGAGAGGGTGTTTGGCTTGGATGATTCTGAGAGGCAGCTTCATGTGATATATCTTGCAAATGATATTTTGTTTGACAG CTCGCATCGGCGGACTGTTGAAGGCCTTGATAATGAATCACTTGCTTTCAAACCTATCTTAGGTTCCATGCTTGCAAGGATTTATCACAACCCTCAAATCACAGAGGACAATCAATTGAAGTTGCAGCAAATTTTACAGTTATGGGCTTCTAAGAACATTTATGATCAGGATACTATTGATACACTTAGGAATGAGATGCTTGGTGGACCATCAAGTAATTCTTTTACGGGGATTCCAAAAGACTTATCCACTGCTTCAGCAGAATCAGCAGCAG GATTGCCACCACAGACAACAAACCACAACGCATTTCAATGGACGGATAGGCAAAGTTCTGTTTCCAGTTCACATGATCAAGATCACCTTGATAAACATGCAGTTCCTGGCCAAGGCATGCCTCTGTCGATGCCATCCCAGCAATTTCTTCCGAATTCAGTCCCTCCTGTTGCTTTTCCCGGGTCCATGCCCGTAACATCTTCCGTTCTACCAGCAAACCAACAACCCCCACCCCATTTACTGCCAGGTCAACCTGCTAGTGGTGGGGAGAAGTTGCCGCCATATCCGTTGTTCCCACCTGGTCTTATTCCTGAGATGGTCAGAAAGATGCAGATTGGCAGTGGTGTGCCATACTCGCAGATGAGCCCTTTGGACATTCCAACCGTTATACCTCCATCCACCGTACATCAGTCAGAAATTCTCGATAGAGTGTCGAAATTCTTCAAGGAGATTGGAGAAGTTAACCCTTCTGAAGGGCCCCTTAATAATTCAGATGGCAGGGACGAGGATGATTACGAAAGAGAGCCTGTGGCACGCAAGGGTGGAGCTTGCATCCCTCCACCCCCAAACCTGCAGATAGACCCTGAGACGGGGGCTTATGCTGATGGAAGTGTAGATAGAAAGAGTGGGTCGGGAAGGTTGGGACTAGGGGCCACAGCTAATCCAAATGAGGCAAGCCAGTACGACGATGTGTATTCTTCTTACAGGAAACAAAGAAGCACCAACTACCACTCATCCATGAGTGCAAGAGCTTCAGCAAGGTGA